The following proteins are encoded in a genomic region of Bernardetia sp. MNP-M8:
- a CDS encoding S-layer homology domain-containing protein, translated as MNRLIILMGMLCAFSYSSFTQVFAQNTKKNFVEIRVTDQQTGFSIPNATIEILSSSKNSIPSNQKGKVFIQKNTQKQVIRVSAEGYSPIETYYQLASVEEGLEMEIQLDPILPKTNFSLQNLRKQEKTSVISGFVSDKETGFPVSNVKVTTLNATAYTDKNGFYEFSIPFDVEAIQTIEGLLNNHQKIQISFSKEGFTTHLLKDFRVLGEDYLLKIAMTAATSEMKQSSTTTTETETFSHGFFDKTREEDNASNNIRLNDNHNHKSNPATTEEVSRVEALVVPSSIRVGLNCSCNSCSSVTVMGLESYVEQGIDNEWIPSWSDNSLRSGAVAYRSYGANHVLNPIRSNYDISSTTCRQVWVSGTTTRCRAAAQFTAGEVLVRECDNTKIAFTEYSAENNNSGCGDGFAGTGGTGFNGVSCSVNTYQGWPCISDAINAGNASFGHGRGLSQWGSQRWASQQNKTYGWILDHYYNPGGIERSGSSTPSDTVDPTTSITAPSNSTSDFSATFTDADNVGVTGRFYQVLENYASETRANRGNGFYNDNFSTGSLHSDYTVGTGSWSANSSGRLVQSNTTSTNTSLSTFLSQTNGQSYLYNFAAKLNSTTGNRRFGIHIMASQTDSERGNSYLIWFSADGGTVSILETVNNVLNTRASASITTGTSWADYKVAYSTTTGKIEVFRNDALLTQWTDSSPLTSGSYISLRTNQANVEFDDLKVYKGRSTGVTVTVGNTNGKDLRTNLASTGQVKSIVRDAAGNFSSVANANITIGTPAITDITGNWAENEIRYMLDNGFMSGYADNTFRPNNTTSRAEFATMIAVIIDPSISSDPAVASRSFTDISGHWAEANILKAARAGYLSGYTDGTFRPNDPITRMQVTLSISNGLGVSGGTSTMLNLFTDKNDVPSWATTSVTNGIANRFVANHPDKNYYKPNENSTRANATVVMYQALRYLSRASELFNTYIVVPANPASKVAATTNELDENILAEMSLFPNPIENSRLNLAYSLKEASDVSIRLYSILGEEISILYQGNKEAGTHKEEFELSTLRLKAGTYIIKISSKEGTQTLRLVKL; from the coding sequence ATGAACCGATTAATTATATTAATGGGAATGCTGTGTGCATTTTCTTATTCATCATTTACTCAAGTATTTGCTCAAAATACGAAAAAAAATTTCGTAGAAATACGAGTAACTGACCAACAAACAGGTTTTAGCATTCCAAATGCCACAATAGAAATTTTATCTTCTTCTAAAAATTCAATTCCTTCTAATCAAAAAGGAAAAGTATTTATTCAAAAAAACACTCAAAAACAAGTAATTAGAGTTAGTGCAGAAGGATATAGTCCTATTGAGACCTATTATCAATTAGCTTCTGTAGAAGAAGGTTTGGAAATGGAAATTCAGTTAGATCCAATTTTACCTAAAACAAATTTTTCTCTCCAAAATTTAAGAAAACAAGAGAAAACTTCAGTTATTTCAGGGTTTGTAAGTGATAAAGAAACTGGTTTTCCTGTTTCAAATGTAAAAGTAACAACTTTAAATGCGACTGCTTATACAGATAAAAATGGTTTTTATGAGTTTTCTATTCCTTTTGATGTTGAGGCTATTCAAACAATAGAAGGATTATTAAATAATCATCAAAAAATTCAAATTTCTTTTTCTAAAGAAGGATTTACAACTCACTTACTCAAAGATTTCAGGGTGTTGGGTGAAGATTATTTACTCAAAATTGCTATGACTGCTGCAACTTCGGAAATGAAACAAAGTAGTACAACCACAACTGAAACTGAGACATTTTCTCACGGTTTTTTCGACAAAACAAGAGAAGAAGATAACGCAAGTAACAACATTCGTCTTAACGACAACCACAATCACAAATCTAATCCTGCCACGACAGAGGAAGTTTCAAGAGTAGAAGCACTTGTAGTTCCCTCAAGTATTCGTGTAGGCTTGAATTGTTCATGTAATTCTTGTTCAAGTGTTACAGTTATGGGTTTGGAGTCGTATGTTGAGCAAGGTATTGATAATGAATGGATTCCAAGCTGGAGCGATAATTCATTACGTTCTGGAGCTGTGGCTTATCGCAGTTATGGAGCAAACCACGTTTTGAATCCAATTAGATCAAATTACGATATTAGTAGCACGACTTGTCGTCAAGTATGGGTATCAGGAACTACTACACGTTGTCGTGCAGCAGCACAATTTACAGCAGGTGAAGTGCTTGTTCGTGAGTGTGATAATACCAAAATTGCTTTTACAGAATATTCAGCAGAAAATAATAACTCTGGGTGTGGAGATGGTTTTGCAGGTACAGGAGGTACAGGTTTTAATGGTGTTTCTTGTTCAGTAAATACGTATCAAGGTTGGCCTTGTATTTCTGATGCTATTAACGCTGGTAACGCATCGTTCGGACACGGAAGAGGTCTTTCACAATGGGGTTCTCAACGCTGGGCAAGTCAGCAAAACAAAACTTATGGCTGGATTCTTGACCACTATTACAATCCTGGGGGAATAGAAAGAAGTGGTAGTAGTACACCTAGTGATACTGTAGATCCAACAACAAGCATTACAGCTCCAAGCAATTCAACAAGTGATTTTTCTGCTACTTTTACAGATGCTGATAATGTGGGTGTAACAGGTCGTTTCTATCAAGTATTAGAAAACTATGCTTCTGAAACTCGTGCTAATCGTGGCAATGGTTTTTATAATGATAACTTTTCTACTGGTTCGCTTCATTCAGATTATACTGTAGGAACAGGAAGCTGGTCAGCTAACTCTTCTGGACGTTTGGTTCAATCAAATACCACAAGTACAAATACTTCTTTATCTACATTTTTATCTCAAACGAATGGACAAAGTTATTTGTATAATTTTGCTGCAAAACTCAACAGTACAACTGGAAACCGTCGTTTTGGAATTCATATTATGGCTTCACAAACTGATTCTGAAAGAGGAAACTCTTACTTAATTTGGTTTTCGGCAGATGGTGGAACAGTCAGTATTCTTGAAACAGTAAATAATGTCTTGAATACAAGAGCAAGTGCTTCTATTACTACAGGTACAAGTTGGGCAGATTACAAAGTGGCTTATTCTACCACCACAGGTAAAATTGAAGTGTTTAGAAATGATGCTTTATTGACGCAATGGACAGATTCAAGTCCTTTGACTTCAGGAAGTTATATCTCGCTTCGTACCAATCAAGCCAATGTAGAATTTGATGACTTGAAAGTGTATAAAGGAAGAAGCACAGGTGTTACAGTAACTGTAGGAAATACAAATGGAAAAGATTTGCGTACTAATCTAGCTTCAACAGGACAAGTAAAATCTATTGTAAGAGATGCAGCAGGAAACTTTTCTAGCGTAGCTAATGCAAATATTACTATTGGCACACCAGCTATAACAGATATTACAGGCAACTGGGCAGAAAATGAAATTCGTTATATGTTAGATAATGGATTTATGTCAGGATATGCTGATAATACATTTCGTCCAAATAACACGACAAGTCGTGCCGAATTTGCGACAATGATAGCTGTTATTATTGACCCAAGTATTTCAAGTGACCCTGCTGTGGCGAGTCGTAGTTTTACTGATATTAGTGGACATTGGGCAGAAGCAAACATTTTGAAAGCAGCTCGTGCTGGGTATTTGAGTGGTTATACGGATGGCACATTTAGACCAAATGACCCTATTACAAGAATGCAAGTAACACTTTCTATTTCAAATGGATTGGGCGTAAGTGGAGGAACAAGCACTATGCTTAACTTATTTACAGATAAAAATGATGTTCCTTCGTGGGCTACTACTTCGGTTACAAATGGAATAGCAAATCGTTTTGTAGCAAATCATCCTGATAAAAATTACTACAAACCAAATGAAAACAGCACTAGAGCAAATGCTACTGTAGTGATGTATCAGGCGTTGCGTTACTTGAGTCGTGCGTCAGAATTATTCAATACCTATATTGTTGTGCCTGCAAATCCTGCTTCTAAAGTGGCTGCCACTACAAATGAATTAGATGAAAATATCTTAGCAGAGATGTCTTTATTTCCAAATCCAATAGAAAACTCTCGCTTAAATCTAGCTTATTCTTTGAAAGAAGCGTCTGATGTAAGCATTCGTTTATACAGCATTTTAGGAGAAGAAATTTCTATTTTATATCAAGGAAATAAAGAAGCAGGAACTCACAAAGAAGAGTTCGAACTTTCTACTCTTCGCTTAAAAGCAGGAACGTATATTATCAAAATTTCTTCTAAAGAAGGAACTCAAACATTGCGTTTAGTAAAACTATAA
- a CDS encoding S-layer homology domain-containing protein produces the protein MKLSKIFQNLILGFGITLAGNVLAQDAQIAFYNGNDLMNTNLKKHSTKNIGENLRYEQDDFVKIDKIALFPKDISAELSIPKDWVFFQGLKSPYSNTWIYMERTQIGTEFSLWFYDADTHQKTLLLNQKTTPKENYSFKPIAWSADKSAFYLEMLKFDTDFDHEGIWKYDLKTKQMSKLSISKDYFTTPMLSPDRNYFLYLNSNEAKRDLLHGYADEIMVYNIEGAKEKSTYKKDKTPLQLAGWVKEKENNDIKVHKISPNETKDEHRVSSTIDYFLPWDSGRAYYVSRHGTPAPSGFHNPTGSRTSIYDGIGQHGYAAVDFDTPDNADQNLRAAAAGTVTSAGDCGCGYGNLVIVQHSDGTRTYYAHMKQVLTSSGQSVQQGTILGLEGTTGQSSGDHLHFEWRAAGGNSSTIGTFSDVGQPRQGYKYTAGTGTPSDTVDPTTSITAPSSATSDFSASFTDADNVSVTGRFYQILENYASETRANRGNGFYNDNFSTGSLHSDYTVGTGSWSANSSGRLVQSNTTSTNTSLSTFLSQTNGQSYLYNFAAKLNSTTGNRRFGIHIMASQTDSERGNSYLVWFSEDGGSVTIYETINNTLNTRASASITVGTSWADYKVAYSTTTGKIEVFRNDALLTEWTDSSPLTSGSYISLRTNQANVEFDDLKVYKGRSTGVTVTVGNTNGKDLRTNLAATGQVKSIVRDAAGNFSNVANANVTIGTPAITDITGNWAENEIRYMLDNGFMSGYADNTFRPNNTTSRAEFATMIAVIIDPSISSDPTVASRSFTDISGHWAEANILKAARAGYLSGYTDGTFRPNDPITRMQVTLSISNGLGVTGGTSTLLNLFTDKNDVPAWATSSVTNGIANRFVANHPDKNYYKPNDNSTRANATVVMYQALRYLNRAPELFNTYIVVPANPASKVAAKSEDKSLQSLVLYPNPLEGNNLKLKFLLEESTPVEIRLYNVLGEEISLLFNEDSKEGMFQEEFDLSKLNLQTGTYILRIISTAQTQTVRFIKN, from the coding sequence ATGAAACTTTCAAAAATTTTTCAAAACCTTATTTTAGGTTTTGGAATAACCCTAGCAGGAAATGTTCTTGCACAAGATGCTCAAATTGCTTTCTATAATGGAAATGATTTGATGAATACAAATCTTAAAAAACATAGTACTAAAAATATAGGCGAAAATCTTAGATACGAACAAGATGATTTTGTCAAAATTGATAAAATTGCTCTTTTTCCAAAGGATATTTCGGCAGAGCTTTCTATTCCAAAAGATTGGGTGTTTTTTCAAGGACTAAAATCTCCTTATTCTAATACGTGGATTTATATGGAACGTACTCAAATAGGAACAGAATTTTCACTTTGGTTCTACGATGCAGATACTCATCAAAAAACGCTTTTGCTGAATCAAAAAACTACTCCTAAAGAAAATTATTCTTTCAAACCAATAGCTTGGAGTGCTGATAAATCTGCATTTTATTTAGAAATGCTAAAATTTGATACAGATTTTGACCATGAAGGAATTTGGAAATATGATTTAAAAACAAAGCAGATGAGTAAATTATCTATTTCGAAAGATTATTTTACTACTCCGATGCTTTCTCCTGACCGAAATTATTTTTTATATCTCAATAGTAATGAAGCCAAAAGAGATTTATTACATGGCTATGCTGATGAGATTATGGTGTATAATATTGAAGGAGCAAAAGAAAAATCTACCTACAAAAAGGATAAAACACCTTTACAGTTAGCGGGTTGGGTTAAAGAAAAGGAAAATAATGACATAAAAGTTCATAAAATTTCCCCAAATGAAACAAAGGATGAACACCGAGTTTCTTCTACTATTGATTATTTCTTACCGTGGGATTCAGGAAGAGCTTATTATGTTTCTCGCCATGGAACTCCTGCACCGAGTGGTTTTCATAATCCTACAGGCTCAAGAACTTCTATTTATGATGGAATTGGACAACATGGATATGCAGCCGTTGATTTTGATACACCTGATAATGCAGACCAAAATTTGCGTGCAGCAGCAGCAGGAACTGTAACTTCAGCAGGAGATTGTGGTTGTGGGTATGGAAATTTAGTAATTGTTCAGCATTCTGACGGAACTCGTACGTATTACGCTCACATGAAACAAGTTTTAACTAGTTCAGGGCAGAGTGTACAGCAAGGAACTATATTAGGATTAGAAGGAACAACAGGACAATCTTCAGGAGATCACTTACACTTCGAATGGCGTGCAGCAGGGGGAAATTCTTCTACCATAGGAACTTTTTCAGATGTAGGACAACCTCGTCAAGGCTATAAATATACAGCAGGAACAGGCACACCATCAGACACAGTAGATCCAACAACAAGCATTACAGCACCAAGTAGTGCAACAAGTGATTTTTCTGCTAGTTTTACAGATGCTGATAATGTATCTGTAACAGGTCGTTTTTATCAAATCTTAGAAAATTATGCCTCTGAAACTCGTGCTAATCGTGGCAATGGTTTTTATAATGATAATTTTTCTACAGGTTCGCTTCATTCAGATTATACTGTAGGAACAGGAAGCTGGTCAGCTAACTCTTCTGGACGTTTGGTTCAATCAAATACCACAAGTACAAATACTTCTTTATCTACATTCTTATCTCAAACAAACGGACAAAGTTATTTATATAATTTTGCTGCAAAACTCAATAGTACAACTGGAAACCGTCGTTTTGGAATTCATATTATGGCTTCTCAAACTGATTCTGAAAGAGGAAACTCTTATTTAGTTTGGTTCTCAGAAGATGGGGGTTCTGTTACTATTTATGAAACTATTAATAATACACTCAATACTCGTGCAAGTGCTTCTATCACTGTAGGTACAAGTTGGGCAGATTACAAAGTAGCTTATTCTACCACCACAGGTAAAATTGAAGTGTTTAGAAATGATGCCTTACTCACAGAATGGACAGATTCTAGTCCACTTACTTCTGGAAGTTATATTTCGCTTCGTACTAATCAAGCAAATGTAGAGTTTGATGACTTGAAAGTGTATAAAGGAAGAAGCACAGGCGTTACAGTAACTGTAGGAAATACAAATGGAAAAGATTTGCGTACTAATTTAGCTGCAACTGGACAAGTAAAATCTATTGTAAGAGATGCAGCAGGTAATTTTTCTAATGTAGCCAATGCAAATGTTACTATTGGCACACCAGCTATAACAGATATTACAGGCAACTGGGCAGAAAATGAAATTCGTTATATGTTAGATAATGGATTTATGTCAGGATATGCTGATAATACATTTCGTCCAAATAACACGACAAGTCGTGCCGAATTTGCGACAATGATAGCTGTTATTATTGACCCAAGTATTTCAAGTGACCCTACTGTGGCGAGTCGTAGTTTTACTGATATTAGTGGACATTGGGCAGAAGCAAACATTTTGAAAGCAGCTCGTGCAGGTTATTTGAGTGGTTATACAGATGGAACATTCAGACCAAATGACCCTATTACAAGAATGCAAGTAACACTTTCTATTTCAAATGGACTAGGAGTAACAGGAGGAACAAGTACATTATTAAATCTATTTACAGATAAAAATGATGTGCCTGCTTGGGCTACTAGTTCGGTTACAAATGGAATAGCAAATCGTTTTGTAGCAAATCATCCAGATAAAAACTATTACAAGCCAAATGATAATAGTACAAGAGCAAATGCTACTGTGGTAATGTATCAAGCGTTACGTTATCTAAATCGTGCTCCCGAATTATTCAATACCTATATTGTTGTGCCTGCAAATCCTGCTTCTAAAGTGGCTGCAAAGTCAGAAGATAAATCACTCCAAAGTCTAGTCTTATATCCAAATCCATTAGAGGGTAATAATTTAAAATTGAAATTCTTATTAGAAGAATCTACTCCTGTTGAGATACGATTGTATAATGTCTTAGGAGAAGAAATTTCACTATTATTCAATGAAGATAGCAAAGAAGGAATGTTTCAAGAAGAATTTGATTTATCAAAACTCAATCTTCAGACAGGAACTTATATTTTGCGCATTATTTCTACTGCCCAAACACAAACGGTTAGATTTATTAAAAATTAA
- a CDS encoding S-layer homology domain-containing protein produces the protein MKTLNLVLIGIVLLLFGGCSQDEILTENLATNSINHNKQKHSNQNSSDQVMAIMPDVAGNWAETEINYMTSNGYMSGFPDGTFKPNNTITRAEFATMIVGCLNPTPKPENSTIIFSDISTHWAKNNILQAAKAGFLSGYPDGTFMPNQNISKLQIVIAISNGLAVSGGNVTNLTTFFTDNAEIPTWAKQSVANALTNRLVLNYPTKTLFTPLKNATRADATALMYCAMKRTNGNLSYTNQYLVNPTSTPPVTGDFSLNYPSPVDAGSPVTFSGTSTGITLLKFFIDGYPLGTTPSNGSYSFTATINNAGIARVLRVEGYNGTTLVKARNQTIDVRQASPFMQNVPYFYQRNNALYPGTSCQNTSIAMVINYYGGSTTPDDITREYGKDRAQTVSGLQAVFNSEAAYFGLNVRVEGKQNGTLAQMETLLDQGKPVIAHGYTTSFGHVLVFLGHDADYYYVHDPYGKWDQVAYSSGYTRGQTIGKATRYRKSAIRAAFSPDGLLWMHRVYSTN, from the coding sequence ATGAAAACACTGAATTTAGTTCTTATTGGTATTGTCTTATTATTATTTGGAGGTTGTAGTCAAGATGAAATTTTGACAGAAAATCTTGCAACAAACTCAATTAATCACAACAAGCAAAAACACTCCAACCAAAACTCATCAGATCAAGTAATGGCAATTATGCCTGATGTAGCAGGAAATTGGGCAGAAACAGAAATTAATTATATGACTTCAAATGGCTATATGTCAGGGTTTCCTGATGGAACATTTAAGCCAAATAATACGATTACTCGTGCTGAATTTGCTACAATGATTGTGGGTTGTCTTAATCCAACTCCAAAACCTGAAAATTCAACTATTATATTTTCAGATATTAGTACACACTGGGCAAAAAACAATATCTTACAAGCTGCAAAGGCTGGTTTTTTATCTGGTTATCCTGATGGAACATTTATGCCCAATCAAAATATCAGTAAACTTCAAATTGTTATTGCTATATCAAATGGTTTGGCTGTTTCAGGAGGAAATGTAACTAATTTAACTACTTTTTTTACAGATAATGCAGAGATTCCAACTTGGGCAAAACAAAGTGTGGCAAATGCCCTAACGAATAGATTGGTATTGAATTATCCTACAAAAACTCTATTTACTCCACTCAAAAATGCTACACGAGCTGATGCAACTGCATTGATGTATTGTGCTATGAAGAGAACAAATGGAAACCTTTCTTATACAAATCAGTATTTAGTAAATCCTACTAGCACACCACCTGTTACAGGCGATTTTTCATTGAATTATCCAAGTCCTGTAGATGCAGGAAGTCCTGTTACATTTTCAGGTACAAGTACAGGTATTACCCTACTCAAATTCTTTATAGATGGATATCCATTAGGTACTACTCCAAGTAATGGTTCTTATTCTTTTACAGCTACTATCAATAATGCTGGTATAGCTCGTGTTCTTCGTGTAGAAGGATATAATGGTACTACTTTGGTAAAAGCACGTAATCAAACTATCGACGTGCGTCAAGCTAGTCCTTTTATGCAAAATGTACCTTATTTCTATCAACGTAATAATGCGTTGTATCCCGGTACTTCTTGTCAGAACACTTCCATTGCCATGGTAATTAATTATTATGGTGGAAGCACTACTCCTGATGACATAACTAGAGAATATGGAAAAGATAGAGCGCAAACTGTGTCTGGTTTACAAGCTGTATTCAATTCTGAAGCGGCTTATTTTGGTTTGAATGTACGAGTAGAAGGAAAGCAGAATGGTACATTAGCTCAAATGGAGACTTTATTAGACCAAGGAAAGCCTGTTATTGCTCATGGATATACTACAAGTTTTGGACATGTTTTAGTGTTTTTAGGGCATGATGCTGATTATTATTATGTTCATGACCCATATGGAAAATGGGATCAAGTAGCTTATAGTTCTGGATATACTCGTGGTCAAACAATCGGAAAAGCTACTAGATATAGGAAAAGTGCTATTCGTGCAGCTTTCTCTCCTGATGGCTTACTTTGGATGCACAGAGTTTATTCTACTAACTAA